In Glycine max cultivar Williams 82 chromosome 15, Glycine_max_v4.0, whole genome shotgun sequence, the DNA window AACAAAGTGATAGgggaatattttattttaatcacctTCTTTATCTTTGAGtttcaaatctaaaattttatttaagaggGCACAACCTATGATACGAACgtgaatttttttgtatttggtgAATTATTGACTGTTGGATTCATTTAGGTTCTAAAACTATATTCTAAGTTCACCACATTGGATTATTTTTCCTAAACCACTTCCTTCCGTCCTTCTTTGCCGCTTGCAACCTCACTGCACTCTCTCCCTCTCACGCTTCCTTCGGCCATTTGTTTCATTCTATTTAGCATACATGAATCGTACAGAACATACCAAAAGtgttacaataataaaaaaaaataaaagagacgcTTCAATATCTTGTAACAGAAATGAAACAAGGATCAAAGTAAATAAAGGAACGAATCTTTAATTAACAGACACAAATTTGgtaatttacaaattttgattcgCAAATCCGATTTTGGATTGATTGAAGTTGTTGAAGTGTGCTCAGATTTCACAGTCTTAATGTGGAAGTTCGTGGGTCGTTCTTCAGATCCGGCGAGGGCATGTGTCTGACATTGCCAATCACTTCTAAGAACCATGCCACCGTCCTCTGTCGCAACTCACAGCGTGTCCACGTCCTTGCTGCCCATCACCTTCCGTGGTGGTGCCGTGAACAAGCAATTCTTGTCGATGGAGACTAGAGAGATCACCTCCACGCCATGCAAGAGTTGGAATACATTACGAGGGCACCTAAGAAGAAGGAGGGAAAGAAGTGGTTGAAGGAGACATGAAATACGGTGGATGCATTACCTGTGAAGCCTAAATGAACCTAATGCTccataataaaacttgtccaTCAAATACAGAGAAATTTATTTGTCCAATGGTATAGCCTGCGCCATAAGAGAATCTCATTACAGgtttcttatataaatttttttttgtctctgcaacatttttttgtgttcctataatgttattaataagaaattcatacatattttactttaataaaagaaatcacaaaaaatgacaacaaattttaaaaaatcacatatttaaattttattattattaattaattattattgtaataaaataattaattattttttttcaactacttCATTTCTTCACTTCACTTTTCTACATCTCTAAAATCATTCCCTTTTCATGTTGTCTTTCCCACTTCTCtagtcttttctctcttttactcGGAACTTACCCCTTCTCCACATGTTGATTTTCCCACTTTTCCAACTAGAGAATCTTATTTTTCCTTCTCATGTtccaactttatttttttttcaaaaacaaaaaaatcacccACCTTCattttctcatttctttttctttcttttacattttctctcctattgtctttttttattcctttggcttcttctttctcctttttcttcttcttcgtttcgCAACCACCCTTTGCTATCGCCTGTTGACGTCGCTCTCTTGCGTAATCACAACTGTCCCTCGAGCCACTAGTGTCACTCCTTTGTAACCACGACAACCCTACTCCTTAGCGCGACCGTTGCTACCCCTCGAGCCACCACTGCTGCTTGCTCGCACAGCCACTGTTGGTCCTTGAGTCATCACCATCGGTGATGATGACATGGgatttttttagatttgtttaatATTGCTTTCCTCCGatgtattttttcatatttattcatttttcttgttcttgcgattattttttcttttttttacatgaatgGATTAAAGGCAGTTAATGttggataataattttttaatgttaaacaCCTCTTACTTATATAAGAAACTCGTTTTATTTTAAAGGAACGATTCTTTCGATTCCTTCCATGCACAATTTCTTCAAGAACTCATCAGCCAACAGTTGGAATACTCAAGAGAACCATACTTAATTTCACTCATGCCATATCTTATTAATGACAACAAAACTGTTAACTAAaccttatttttaattgaattagcGCATTTTATGGCTGGTTTAGGGGAAGAGGTGAGCGTACACATCTGACAGGGACAATAACCTACACATGCTCTGACCATACATTTAATTCACTTCACTTACTTTATTAACTCCCATATCGCGATACTTCACTCCATCTCATATAGTATCCTATCGCAGTCATGAACCGTATCACTGTATCACGTGATACAATAAGTGCCATCCCTCCGTGGCAGACACCGTAATATTCCCCAAATACTGAGGCCAAACACTTTGGGGACCCGTCCGAGAAACTTTGTCGTTACTCGGGAGATCTAAACCCAGTAAAAATGACTTTCTGGGCAATTATCTTCTCCTTTTCCCAACAACTCTTCCTCTCTTCTCATCCCTACAATCTCTCCGTCCAGTGAAATTCTGAATTAACGGTAGAGATCGGAGATAAGACCCTAGGTGTGGAAGTAGAAAGACACTACCCGTCTTCTATTTTTACTCCGAGCCGATGGACAGCTGTCAGCTCGAGATTCCGAGCCGATGTTTAAGACAAAACAAAGCCGGCTTAGTGGGCCCCTCACTAAACTGCACTTGAAATATAAGCTGTAGTGCTTCTCTTATAGCTTATTGTCACACTGATAACCACTAAACGATAAGTTATTCTGCTTATCATCTCCTTCTCTGTCGCCTCCTATGTAAAAAACACCTATTTGAGCAAGTTCATGTGTCCTATATATATCTAGAGAGAGGTAATTAGAGACAGAGAGTGAGTGAGAAGTATATTAGGACATTTCTTGCAGGAGAGAGAAAGtggaagagaagagagagaaggtTTGGTCTTTTGTGTTTTGGTCTCTCTTCTCTTGTGGtgtgttggtggtggtggtggtggtggtggtggtggtggtgcgttCCATATTCGGGGGACCTTTCTTcccatgtgtgtgtgtgagctTTGAAGGTGAGAGTTTCTCCAaatcctttctctctctttcaagtTTCCGAATCTGTTGCTTTAAAGTCTGTaacttttatttgtattttaatttcgacttttccttgtttgtttccttttatgaacactttttgatttttttctcttgcATCTTGGATTCCCTCATGGGACTAAAGCTGCTTTGTTTGTTGCCCTTTGATCTTATGGGATACATTCAATTTCTTTTGCCCTTCTGTTTTTGCTCCTAAAAGCCTTGTTTCTGTTTGATTTTTCGGACATGGAAGGTTTTCTTCCCTAAATGCTTTCCTGGGGCTAGTCAAATGATTCACTCTCGGTGTGAATTTTCATTTCTGCATTTTTTCGTAACTGGTCGACGTGCAATTTCTCTAACCGctcattatttaaaataattgtttttcccGCAGATCTAGTCTATAGTTGCTCATTTTGGTGCTGGTCTAATCGAAGACGAGGCGGTTACGATGTCATCTCTAAGTAGGGAGTTGGTGTTCTTGATCTTGCAGTTTCTGGATGAGGAAAAGTTCAAAGAAACTGTTCACAAGTGGGGCTTGTTCCATTGcagtttctttttttgttattgttgttgttgtcgtcgtcgttaattataattattattatcattggtTATCTCTAGTGTTGATTAGGTTTTATCTCAttatttgactattttttttaaaaaaataataggctTGAGCAGGAGTCTGGGTTTTTCTTTAACATGAAATATTTTGAGGATGAAGTGCACAATGGTAATTGGGACGAGGTTGAGAGGTACCTCTCTGGTTTCACCAAAGTGGATGATAATAGGTATTCTATGAAGATATTTTTTGAGGTAATGAAGCAGAAGTACCTGGAGGCATTAGATAAGTAAGCTCACAACAAGGTCACATATGTATTCTGTTGACACTCAGCATTCTTTTTGAAGTATTGAACTTAGCTTTAATTAACATTTTGGTAGGCATGATCGGTCCAAGGCTGTAGAAATATTAGTGAAGGATTTGAAAGTCTTTGCCACATTTAATGATGAACTGTTTAAGGAAATCACACAGCTTTTGACATTGGAGAATTTTAGGTACGTATATAATTCTTAGCTTGGTGTAAAACTTCTGTAAGAAACATAAAATGATTTCTGGCATTATAGGGAAAACGAGCAATTGTCTAAGTATTGTGATACAAAGTCTGCAAGGGCAATCATGTTGGTTGAGCTCAAAAAGTTGATTGAGGCCAATCCCTTATTTCATGACAAATTGCAATTTCCCAACCTTAAAAGCTCAAGGTTACGGACTCTAATCAATCAAAGGTAATTCATTCAAAGTCTAAGATATTGTCAATAATTATACAACCATACTGTGTTGTGCACTGCATGTAATAACTTACTGGTACACACTATAGGCATGAGATTTCTTTTGGTATCTTTACTTACAGTTGAAGGAGCTCATCTGCCATCTTCCatatttacatttctgttttaTTTGTTGTAGACATGCCTCATGTTATTGTTATCCAAGATTCCAACCATTGAACTCCTATTGAATTTTTCATCAGTGATAGGATGTCTGGCACCATTGTAATTTTGTTCATAGAATGTTTTGATTATGTATCCACCAATTCTTGGCTGCATAATTCCTGCCTCAATGCTTCTTTTCATTAGATAATTTGTATGTAGAGGAGCTTCTGCATGTAGAGGGGCTACTGCATAGGCTTTTGCACTGTAAATGCTCTTTAAACAACTGATTAGACAATCTTATATTATGGgataactgattttttttttcctttttcattttcgtgtttcaaaattaaatttcagcTTGAATTGGCAGCACCAACTTTGTAAGAATCCACGGCCAAATCCAgatataaaaactctttttgTGGATCATTCATGTGGACAACTAAATGGTGCACCGGCTCCATCACCTGCTAATAATCTGCTACTTGGATCATTACCAAAGGCCGGAGGATTTCCTCCTCTTGGTGCACATGGGGTGGGCTACTAAACTGATTTGGTTTCATAGGAATTGTATGATATGTTGTTATCTTTTGGTTCTTATTATGGTGCTGGACTCTGCTGTGGTTCATGCGTATAGCCTTTTCAACCTTCTCCAGCCCCTGTGCCAACACCCCTGGCTGGTTGGATGTCAAACCCAACCACTGTAGCACATCCTGAAGTTTCAGGAGGAGCTATAGGTCTTGGTGTGCCATCAATTCCTGGTACTACATTCATTTGCTTTCTATCATTCTCCAATTCTTCATGACTAGTAGTACTTAGGTTTCAtatgctatgtttggtttgtaTAATCTTTGACCTCTGATGCTCCTTGCCTTTTTAAGCTGCTTTGAAGCACCCTAGGACCCCTCCAACTTATCCTTCTGTTGACTATCCATCTGGTGATTCAGATCATGTTTCTAAGAGAACAAGACCAATGGGAATGTCAGATGAGGTAATCTGGTGTCATTTATGGAAACATCATACATGGTCTTGGAACTCACAGCAATGCAAGTTATTATCTCACATTTCTGGTATCaatctttctttattttgtgcAGGTAAATCTGCCTGTCAATGTTTTGTCAGCAACGTTCCCTGGTCATGGTCATGGTCATGGTCATGGTCAGGCTTTTAATGCCCCTGATGATTTGCCAAAGACTGCCATGCGAACTCTGAACCAAGGCTCATCTCCTATGAGCATGGACTTTCATCCGGTTCAACAGACACTGCTTCTTGGTCTGCTACTCTTTTAAGGCCTTTTGTTAGTGTTGTTGACATGATTCTTAGTTATTTACTATTCATATGGGAAATtgactgaattttttttcttgatgcaATGTGTCAGTCGGTACGAATGTGGGGGACATTGCTTTGTGGGAAGTGGGCTCTAGGGAGCGGTTGCTCATGAGGAACTTTAAAGTTTGGGATCTTAGTGCTTGTTCAATGCCCTTTCAGGTTGTCCTTTCTCACCTTTATCCATTGATATTTGTGATGAGTATTTGTACCAAACCGTGAAACTTGCAAGTTTGCAGTaactgaaaataaaactaattataatCAATTCAGGCTGCTCTTGTCAAAGATCCGGGTGTTTCTGTCTACCGTGTGATTTGGAGTCCTGATGGGGCTTTATTTGGTGAGAGTttttaaattcttcaagtttaatatattaatcTAAGTAATATTTACTTTCAGAACTCAGCTATACAAATCATTTATTTATGAGTTTTTCTGTTAAAACAGGAGTTGCTTACTCAAGGCACATCGTTCAGATATACTCTTACCATAGTGGGGATGATGTTCAACAGCATCTGGAGGTATACACACATGCAAACACTTGTATAATGAAGAGTTCTCTCTACTTTaggttttatatatacttttttgtaATTGTTTACTTATGAACTTTTCTAGATTGATGCTCATGTTGGTGGAGTAAATGATCTAGCGTTTTCTCACCCAAATAAGCAACTATGTGTCATAACCTGTGGTGATGATAAGACCATTAAGGTAGGTTTGCCAAAGCATGAGCTTGGATTTCTTAAGTGAAGATAACATATGTCACTAACTAAGTTATGCAACTTAAGGTTTGGGATGCTGCTACGGGTGCGAAACAGTATACTTTCGAAGGTCATGAAGCTCCAGTTTATTCTGTCTGTCCGCATTATAAAGAAAACATTCAGGTACAAGTTGACTTTGATACCTATGGGAAAATGTTGGCTGAGTTTGTTGTCATATGATTCCTTTAGCCCTATTGGTAGAGTGCCCCATAGAAAATCCTTTGACTATGTTTCCTATTCGTTTTCttgttgaaattcttttttatgcTATAGTTCATCTTTTCAACGGCATTAGATGGAAAGATAAAAGcatggttatatgataatttgggATCTCGTGTTGATTATGAAGCTCCTGGACGTTGGTGTACAACCATGGCCTATAGTGCTGATGGTACAAGGTCCCATATACTCAACTGTGGCTACTTGTATTATTGAATTATACTATCTGTTTTGATCTATTTTTgcccaaacatttttttttggccTGAATGTATTTTATAGACTCTTTTCATGTGGGACAAGTAAGGATGCGGAATCCTCTATTGTTGAGTGGAATGAAAGTGAAGGAGCTGTGAAAAGGACTTATCAAGGATTTCGGAAACGATCTTTGGGTTTTGTACAATTTGATACAACCAAAAACCGATATTTGGCTGCAGGTGATGATTTCTCCATTAAATTCTGGGATATGGACAATATTCAGCTTTTGACAACTGTTGATGCGGATGGGGGTCTCCCTGTAAGTTCAATATTTTATTGCAAATTGGATAGCCAGTCTCTGGAAATAGTAGTTGCTAATTGTAACCTTATATTCTAGGGAAGCCCACGAATCCGTTTTAACAAGGATGGAGCTCTTTTAGCTGTTTCTGCAAAAGAGAATGGAATTAAAATCTTAGCCAATGCAGATGGTATTCGTTTGTTACGCACATTAGAAAATTCTTTATATGATACATCAAGAACATCGGAAGTCATGACAAAGGTAGACTTATATAGATTTTATACCTTCCTTTCCTCATATTAATAAAATCTTGTCTGACATATTATATTTGTGACAGCCTACAATAAATCCAATTTCAGCAGCCGCCGCCGCTGCAACTAGTGCTGCACTTGGAGAGAGGGCCTTGTCTGTGGTAGGTATTAATGCGATGGTCTCTTTATCTTCTCTAATATCAGTTGGATGTTATTGACTCAAATGCCACTTGTTgcctttttttatgattttttttttgcttattatgCAACTCCTATCCCGATGGAAAAGTGGTTTAAGCGTGTCACTGTGATtgttttaatgtatttattattgttcctattttttttgttattattgataCAATCTGTCAATTTCAAATCATCAGAATGGGGATGCCCGGAACTTGGGTGATGTTAAACCTAGAATAAGTGAAGAATCCAATGATAAGTCAAAAATATGGAAGCTAACTGAAATCAATGAACCATCTCAATGCAGATCCTTGAAGCTACCTGAGAATGTCAGAGTGAACAaggtattttatttacttactaactgtattcttttattttttttaggtgtTCATGTCATTAATTATATCAAATAGCCATTTCAATTTCCATGgcatttttatttcattgaaaTTCTCCCTTTTCAATGGAATTGGTTTCAATTGAACAACAAAGGAGCAGGGAATATGTAATGTCTATATATTTCCTTTATAATATACCTTTGTGGACTAGGAGCTCGTCTATATGCAGAATACTTTGTGTACCAGGTCATGGGTTTTATCATGTGTCCTTTATTTCTTTATACTGATGAATACTATGTTAAGAACACATCAAATTTCCTTCTTGTAACCTGATACCCCTCCAAAACTAAAATTGTTCTGATTATCCGCATCTTTGTTATGACAGATATCAAGGTTGATATATACTAATTCAGGTAATGCTATCCTGGCATTAGCTTCAAATGCCATTCATCTGCTCTGGAAATGGCAGCGAAATGACCGTAATTCAACTGTAAAGGTGTGGGAATATGCAAAATTACTCGTCAGACTACTCTTCTCTAGTCATATAGTTGGGAAAgggaattatattttatttgatgatatttatTCCTGTAGGCCTCTGCCAGCGTGCAACCCCAGTTGTGGCAACCTTCTAGTGGCATCCTGATGACTAATGACATTACTGATAGCAATACTGAGGATGCCGTTCCCTGCTTTGCTCTGTCGAAAAATGATTCTTATGTAATGTCAGCATCAGGAGGGAAGATTTCTCTGTTCAATATGATGACTTTTAAGGTTAGCTATGATCCTTAGTCATTATTCAAGACTGTATTTGGTTTGCAACTAATCAATTTCAATCTTCTCGGCCAAGTACAGACAATGACGACATTCATGCCTCCGCCACCTGCAGCAAATTTTCTTGCTTTTCATCCTCAAGATAACAATATTATTGCTATAGGCATGGATGATTCTTccatacaaatatataatgtCCGCGTAGATGAGGTATCATTGCTTCCCATAAACATTTCCTGCTGAGTTTTTATTTGAGTAATAAGGTGTTtatgcatttatttttctttgcaggTAAAAAGTAAACTTAAAGGCCATACTAAAAGAATAACTGGTCTTGCTTTTTCTCATGTGTTAAATGTGCTAGTTTCATCTGGGGCAGATGCTCAGGTAATAATTGTCCACTGAAGATCTTTCTCTGGAATCCCTTTTCTACGATTAAATTGCATTAGAAGACTTAATTTAGTATCTTTTAACCTATTGGGAAAAAATCAAGTCCCACATTGACTAGAGATAAGAccaagatagagtatataagtgggggGCAACCCTCACCCCAGGAGCTAggttttggggttgagttaggtccaaacccacattctaagataACCACTTTTCATCAATTATGGTCCCGTCCGTCTATTGTGCAGATTTGTGTGTGGAATACTGACGGATGGGAAAAGCAAAAGTCTAGATTCTTGCAACTTCCTGCTGGGAGGACTCCACCAGCACAAGCAGATACCCGTGTACAGTTTCATCAGGATCAGATCCGCTTCTTGGTTGTACATGAAACTCAGCTTGCCATTTATGAAGCAACAAAGCTAGAATGTTTAAAGCAGGTTAGTTCATTAAGTTCTGTTTTATGTTAActgtaaataattaaatttatcttttgtcTAATGTATGAAACTTGAATTGTAGTGGTTCCCACGGGATTCATCAGCACCAATATCACATGCAACTTTCTCATGTGATAGCCAGCTCATATATGCCAGCTTTTTAGATGCAACAGTCTGTGTATTTAGTGTTTCAAACCTTAGATTACAGTGTCGAATCAATCCTTCTGCTTATCTTTCTGCAAGTGTCAGGTAATGCTTTGTTTGACAACTGACAGACTTCTATCACACTTTGGATGGTACTTGTTCCAAGTTACTAATGGTTCAGttttctcaattttaatttatgacaagttacaaaacattattaaattatttatgacaagttacaaaacattattaaattatttatgacaagttacaaaacattattaaattatttggtAAAAATTTGCTTGGGATTGAAGTCATTGAAAATCCCAAGCAGTTGTCCTTCAACATGTATTTTTCTTGTCTCATTTAGTTAATCACTTAATCTGTTTTAGCATCAAAATCTCATCGAAATTGGGAACATTTTACATTTCATTGTTATCGATATCCTTTGGAAATTCAAGTTCTTCGAACTTcctcactaaaaaaaaaattctctttacACTTGGACATTATGGGTATGCAAAAAATCATTGTGTGCTTATACAAAGAGTATAATACTATAATGTAAATGATTTTAAAGTTATGTCCAGTATGTTTTGCTATGTTGTTTCTTCTAAAAACAATGGAAAAAGGGAGTGAGTCTATAACAAATCTATTCCAATTAATATTGCAAATAattcattgattctttatgAAATTTATTCTGGATTACTCTAAATTTAGAATTTGCTTGTTTTATGTTGGCAACTAACAGTCTTTTCTGCAGTACTTATTGTTGAATACTGAGTACCTTGTTGGTTTTTATGCTACAGTTCTAACGTACAACCACTTGTTATTGCTGCACATCCTCAAGAACCAAACCAGTTTGCTGTAGGACTGTCAGATGGCGGAGTTCATGTCTTTGAGCCCCTTGAGTCTGAAGGCAAATGGGGTGTGCCTCCACCCATTGAGAATGGGTCAACGAGCAATATGGCAGCTACTTCAGTTGGAGCTTCTTCAGATGAAGCTCAGAGATGATCCATGTCAGCCAAAGACAAGTTTCTTTTACATACTTGGCTTGctggccatttcaagaattagGTATGTACTTATGATAATGCAGGGCACCCTCTGAATTAGTTGATCCAACTATTCTCTTGATCCATTGTGTTGTCTGGCCTTTGTGCAGTCACATACCAGAACAATGGACCAAACCCCAAACCAAAAACTAAACCTTGTAATTGTCAAAATATGTGAAAATTTCTTTCAAGTTTAATGCTACTGAAGCAGAAGTTTAAGTAAAGAGGATCCCTGTGATGAGATGACATCCATCCAAGCATCAACCACAATTGCAGCAgcagcaccaccaccaccatatGCATTTGCATATTCTCCCAAGTAACTATCCtataaaacaacaacaacaacaacaacataataataataataataataataagagtaAGACCTGTAAGGAAAATCAGAATCAAATAACGTAGATGAGGGAGGAAGGAACACAAgagaaagaatttaaaattgtaacCTGGAGGGCAGAATCTCGAAAGGGTTGGAGGGAAGCAGGTGTGAGATAGGAGGAGTAAACCAAATTGTTAAAAATTCGCTGACTCAAGTCCGGTGAGAGTGAAGAAAAAGTGTTATATTTATGTATGTCCTTTGAATGGAATGCAGTGGCAGTGATTAGAATCAAAATcagattatgaaaataaaatcatatagtAATAGAGTAGAGTACCAGAGCGTGAGTGATTAAGTTCAACAAGGATGGACATTGAGATAGGAGGAAATGAGTAGAATGATGTTTGCAAGTCACACATCTGCAACATGTTCCTCTGCTAAAGTGGAGGAGAAAATTAAGGAAAGGAAACACTAGTAACTAAGCAATagcaatagaaaagaaaaagagtgtaCCCTGACTCTGTCTCTGACTCACATGCTGCAGCTACCATTATTTTGCTTGTTGCAATCTGATGGCAGTAAACAGAGTTGGGGGTTGGTTCCCACTCAAATACTAATTACTACATACAACagctgtttttgtttcttttatttgagTAAGATGTGATGTCTCTTCGTACACGTAACGTAAATTCTACCAACTTCATCTGATTGATTGTGTGTCATCATTACGTAAACAATAAACTTGATCATAACTTCAAGTGGTCCAAGCAAATTAATGGGTAAGGATCGGTTTTAATTTAACAGGTGGCCCTGAAGAAGGTAAAAACATTCGCTCAAGCAGCAGGACAACAACATTTTTGGTAGACACCACACATAATAAGAAAATCAATTACCTTTGagttagataaaattattataactaaCAAATCTctccttttaaatatttatcaattacatatttaaatatttaagataaGAATTAAACTCAGAGACCACTCACCCTGTCCAAGCCAGCTATACAAAActatttttctatataaattataaatttaaatatatttttaatctttcaaatttagataattatttttttagtccttaaaaaataatttatttttactagttttttaaatttttgaaaaattgtttttaatccctTTTTGTTCAATGTGTTTatgatttcataatttttaattatcaaaatttatttttaattttgtttttgaaaataatattcgATGATTTTGAACCATCAAAATATCTTACTCATATGATTGGATGGCCATTTTTTACATATTCTATTGGTTttatacaagaaaaataattgaataaatgtagaattgttataattttttatatatgcgaATTGTTCTAAAATgtcacaaattatttttaaagaaattaaattttaaaaaaattataatgacaaATTGACATAAATTGTAACatcattaacataaaaaataagtaagattaaaagtaatttttgaaaatttaaagacTGATAAACATAAATTCTTTtttgaaggaataaaaaaaatattaatcaaattaaaggactaaaagCATAGGTCTACATTAGaaggaagaattttttttttttttctgtccaTAGAATTAGAAGGACTataaaagaaaagatgtttTAGGTGCAACgtttgaaaactaaaaacaacAACGTATCAaatcaacttatttatttaaaaaaaattcaagttaacCATTATTTTTCTGTAATTAATCATTTCACTAGTTTTGACCAGGATTATTTTGGGTTTGAATACTCGAAGGACAACTATAGAACGTACTCATTATGAAAGGGGGTGTGGGGACTGGGGAGGACTTGTCAACCTCTATTGTGTCGGcatttataattcttttttcctGACAAATTCaataattgttaataaattattatgtcctaattagataaatttctttataaatacttataaaataaataagaaaaaatataataaatt includes these proteins:
- the LOC100798219 gene encoding topless-related protein 1, which gives rise to MSSLSRELVFLILQFLDEEKFKETVHKLEQESGFFFNMKYFEDEVHNGNWDEVERYLSGFTKVDDNRYSMKIFFEVMKQKYLEALDKHDRSKAVEILVKDLKVFATFNDELFKEITQLLTLENFRENEQLSKYCDTKSARAIMLVELKKLIEANPLFHDKLQFPNLKSSRLRTLINQSLNWQHQLCKNPRPNPDIKTLFVDHSCGQLNGAPAPSPANNLLLGSLPKAGGFPPLGAHGPFQPSPAPVPTPLAGWMSNPTTVAHPEVSGGAIGLGVPSIPAALKHPRTPPTYPSVDYPSGDSDHVSKRTRPMGMSDEVNLPVNVLSATFPGHGHGHGHGQAFNAPDDLPKTAMRTLNQGSSPMSMDFHPVQQTLLLVGTNVGDIALWEVGSRERLLMRNFKVWDLSACSMPFQAALVKDPGVSVYRVIWSPDGALFGVAYSRHIVQIYSYHSGDDVQQHLEIDAHVGGVNDLAFSHPNKQLCVITCGDDKTIKVWDAATGAKQYTFEGHEAPVYSVCPHYKENIQFIFSTALDGKIKAWLYDNLGSRVDYEAPGRWCTTMAYSADGTRLFSCGTSKDAESSIVEWNESEGAVKRTYQGFRKRSLGFVQFDTTKNRYLAAGDDFSIKFWDMDNIQLLTTVDADGGLPGSPRIRFNKDGALLAVSAKENGIKILANADGIRLLRTLENSLYDTSRTSEVMTKPTINPISAAAAAATSAALGERALSVNGDARNLGDVKPRISEESNDKSKIWKLTEINEPSQCRSLKLPENVRVNKISRLIYTNSGNAILALASNAIHLLWKWQRNDRNSTVKASASVQPQLWQPSSGILMTNDITDSNTEDAVPCFALSKNDSYVMSASGGKISLFNMMTFKTMTTFMPPPPAANFLAFHPQDNNIIAIGMDDSSIQIYNVRVDEVKSKLKGHTKRITGLAFSHVLNVLVSSGADAQICVWNTDGWEKQKSRFLQLPAGRTPPAQADTRVQFHQDQIRFLVVHETQLAIYEATKLECLKQWFPRDSSAPISHATFSCDSQLIYASFLDATVCVFSVSNLRLQCRINPSAYLSASVSSNVQPLVIAAHPQEPNQFAVGLSDGGVHVFEPLESEGKWGVPPPIENGSTSNMAATSVGASSDEAQR
- the LOC102660607 gene encoding uncharacterized protein isoform X2 translates to MVAAACESETESGGTCCRCVTCKHHSTHFLLSQCPSLLNLITHALDIHKYNTFSSLSPDLSQRIFNNLVYSSYLTPASLQPFRDSALQDSYLGEYANAYGGGGAAAAIVVDAWMDVISSQGSSLLKLLLQ
- the LOC102660607 gene encoding uncharacterized protein isoform X1, which encodes MVAAACESETESGRGTCCRCVTCKHHSTHFLLSQCPSLLNLITHALDIHKYNTFSSLSPDLSQRIFNNLVYSSYLTPASLQPFRDSALQDSYLGEYANAYGGGGAAAAIVVDAWMDVISSQGSSLLKLLLQ
- the LOC102660607 gene encoding uncharacterized protein isoform X3, encoding MVAAACESETESGGTCCRCVTCKHHSTHFLLSQCPSLLNLITHALDSYLGEYANAYGGGGAAAAIVVDAWMDVISSQGSSLLKLLLQ